A region of Chloracidobacterium sp. DNA encodes the following proteins:
- the pdxH gene encoding pyridoxamine 5'-phosphate oxidase, with product MTDLFDIRRDFASDGLLESTMSADPFEQFSGWFDDALNADILDPNAMTVSTVGVDNRPSVRVVLLKGFDAAGFVFFTNYESNKGTDLTNNPHTVFHFFWPQLNRQVAIYGSVVKTSREESEKYFNSRPVDSRLAAWASAQSSEIKSRKVLEERFDEVRDKFGDDVPLPPFWGGFRLKPEKFEFWQGRQNRLHDRVCYELREEAWELCRLSP from the coding sequence ACGGTTTGTTGGAATCCACCATGTCTGCCGACCCTTTTGAACAATTTTCGGGGTGGTTCGATGACGCGCTAAACGCGGATATTCTTGACCCTAATGCGATGACCGTTTCGACGGTCGGCGTGGACAACAGACCTTCGGTGCGTGTCGTTCTGCTCAAGGGTTTTGACGCAGCAGGTTTTGTTTTCTTTACAAACTACGAAAGCAACAAGGGCACGGATCTTACAAACAACCCTCATACTGTTTTTCATTTTTTCTGGCCACAGCTAAATCGACAGGTTGCGATATATGGCAGCGTCGTAAAAACCAGCCGTGAGGAATCGGAAAAATACTTTAACTCCCGTCCGGTCGATAGTCGTCTGGCGGCTTGGGCTTCGGCGCAAAGTAGCGAGATCAAGTCCCGCAAAGTTTTGGAAGAGCGCTTTGATGAGGTTCGCGATAAATTTGGCGACGACGTTCCACTGCCGCCATTCTGGGGTGGTTTCAGATTGAAGCCCGAAAAATTCGAGTTCTGGCAAGGCCGACAAAATCGTCTGCACGACCGCGTCTGTTACGAACTCCGCGAAGAAGCATGGGAACTTTGCCGTCTGTCGCCCTAA
- a CDS encoding GNAT family N-acetyltransferase, producing MFETERLIIRKITPDDLAWLIEMRSAEAVNRYMGGARMQNAESLAARLPFYLECHEKFGFGFSIMILRSTGEMIGTSGLQPLEDTGEIEVGYNLVEKYWQQGFGYECAHAWLKYGFETAGLTRIVAVADPENTGSWRIMEKCGMLYEKTEKHYGEQCVFYAISRDEFFKIQ from the coding sequence ATGTTTGAAACTGAAAGGTTAATAATAAGAAAGATCACACCCGACGATCTGGCTTGGTTGATAGAGATGCGGTCGGCTGAGGCAGTAAATCGATACATGGGCGGAGCGCGGATGCAGAACGCCGAATCACTTGCGGCGCGGCTGCCATTTTATCTGGAATGTCATGAAAAATTTGGATTCGGATTTAGCATAATGATCCTCAGATCTACTGGGGAAATGATCGGCACCAGCGGCCTCCAGCCGCTCGAAGATACGGGTGAGATCGAGGTCGGCTACAATTTAGTTGAGAAATATTGGCAGCAAGGTTTTGGCTATGAATGCGCGCATGCGTGGCTAAAATACGGATTTGAAACTGCCGGCCTTACTCGCATTGTTGCCGTAGCCGATCCCGAAAATACAGGTTCCTGGCGCATAATGGAAAAATGTGGAATGCTCTACGAGAAAACCGAAAAGCATTACGGCGAACAATGTGTATTTTATGCCATCTCGCGAGATGAATTTTTCAAAATCCAGTGA